A region of uncultured Desulfobacter sp. DNA encodes the following proteins:
- a CDS encoding NAD-binding protein: MRTVFIGAGEVSIETAKALTTKGQEVIIIETDKARIDELSEEMDCSFLQGDGSRPDILREVNPEQTDFLFCLTDSDQTNVIASLVGRSLGFKRVVTSIHHEQFEVICHELGLKDTIIPSRTISRYLADMVGGSENVELSTVLKNEARFFTFTAKQEDAVVIKELKLPAEARVVCYYREDKFAHADEETTLHTGDEIVILTHSKNLGELEKRWQPKQRDETLSDSAFSKKNKQK, translated from the coding sequence ATGAGAACTGTGTTTATTGGAGCCGGTGAAGTCAGCATTGAAACTGCTAAGGCACTCACCACTAAAGGCCAAGAAGTCATAATCATCGAGACCGACAAGGCCAGAATTGACGAATTGTCTGAAGAGATGGACTGCAGCTTTCTGCAAGGTGATGGCAGCCGGCCCGACATCCTGCGTGAAGTGAATCCCGAACAGACCGACTTCCTGTTCTGTTTGACCGATAGCGACCAGACCAACGTCATTGCCAGCCTCGTGGGCCGATCCCTCGGATTCAAGCGAGTCGTGACGAGCATTCATCATGAGCAATTCGAGGTCATCTGCCACGAGTTGGGGTTGAAGGATACGATCATCCCATCCCGCACGATCAGCCGTTATCTGGCGGATATGGTCGGCGGCAGTGAAAACGTCGAGTTGTCCACGGTCCTCAAAAACGAGGCCCGGTTTTTCACCTTCACCGCCAAGCAAGAAGATGCTGTCGTGATCAAAGAGCTAAAGCTGCCCGCGGAAGCCCGCGTCGTTTGCTATTATCGGGAAGACAAGTTCGCCCATGCCGATGAAGAGACCACGCTGCACACAGGCGACGAGATCGTGATTCTGACACACAGCAAAAACTTGGGTGAATTGGAAAAGCGCTGGCAGCCAAAACAACGGGATGAGACGCTGTCGGATTCGGCCTTCAGCAAGAAGAACAAGCAGAAGTGA
- a CDS encoding potassium transporter TrkG, translated as MGKQSIELSYAVRFRVVFKYFGQLSLVLAALSLVPLVMSVIFGDTSVSLRYGIVIGGLSASGFGLARLRAPSRVQVNEGMVLVALMFISTPIVMSYPMMGSGLNFIDAFFEAVSGVTTTGLSTKATLAGAPQMFLFARAWMQWYGGLGVIVFSLALIMQPGLVAKGLAATAAETDDLVGGTRAYARRALKVYGGLTALGIIGSLAVGIGFLDAVLYTFAAVSTGGFAPNDGSLSTLGRPAQLWITLLCLAGAIPLAFYYRVFKEKQRVAVDFLQLQAVIIASLVVSLAVGATMWLSAGMDWLQVLHHAPLLAISAQSTAGFSSMPCAQLDGGSKLVLIFSMLVGGGAGSTAGGFKLLRLLIVASVFRLILLRTGLSKHAVIEPRLAGRRLIDDEIHAALLLIVMFVAVVVFSWLPFVAMGYSPLDSLFEVVSATGTAGLSVGLTSAKLPSLLKGILCVDMLMGRLEIIAWLVMFYPGTWFGRRMEGT; from the coding sequence GTGGGTAAACAATCAATTGAACTCAGCTACGCTGTCCGGTTTCGTGTGGTCTTCAAGTATTTCGGTCAACTGAGCCTCGTGCTCGCCGCGCTGTCGCTTGTGCCGTTGGTGATGTCGGTGATTTTTGGTGACACATCCGTCAGCCTTCGGTATGGCATTGTGATCGGCGGGCTCTCAGCCTCTGGGTTCGGCTTGGCACGACTGCGCGCCCCTTCAAGGGTGCAGGTCAATGAAGGCATGGTGTTGGTCGCACTGATGTTTATTTCCACTCCGATAGTGATGTCTTATCCGATGATGGGCTCGGGGTTGAATTTCATAGATGCCTTTTTTGAGGCAGTCTCCGGCGTCACGACCACGGGTCTGAGCACGAAGGCGACGCTTGCTGGTGCGCCGCAGATGTTTCTTTTTGCCCGCGCCTGGATGCAGTGGTACGGTGGGCTGGGCGTTATCGTATTTTCACTGGCGCTCATTATGCAACCGGGTCTGGTGGCCAAAGGCCTGGCTGCAACAGCAGCCGAAACCGATGATTTGGTCGGTGGCACACGGGCATACGCACGGCGAGCCCTGAAAGTCTATGGCGGTTTGACCGCCCTGGGCATCATCGGCTCCTTGGCGGTGGGAATCGGGTTTTTGGACGCGGTGCTGTATACATTTGCGGCGGTCTCTACCGGGGGCTTTGCCCCGAATGACGGCAGCCTATCGACGCTCGGCAGGCCCGCACAGCTGTGGATTACCCTGCTTTGCCTCGCCGGTGCGATCCCGCTGGCGTTCTATTACCGAGTGTTTAAGGAGAAGCAGCGCGTTGCCGTGGACTTTCTGCAACTCCAGGCCGTTATAATCGCTTCTCTGGTCGTTTCGCTGGCAGTGGGTGCCACCATGTGGCTGAGTGCCGGCATGGATTGGCTGCAAGTGCTCCACCACGCGCCCTTGCTCGCCATTTCCGCGCAGTCAACTGCGGGATTTTCCTCGATGCCGTGTGCACAACTTGATGGGGGCTCGAAGCTGGTCCTGATTTTCTCGATGCTTGTAGGCGGAGGCGCAGGGTCGACCGCGGGTGGATTCAAACTGCTGCGGCTGTTGATCGTGGCGAGTGTGTTTCGGTTGATCCTCCTTCGGACCGGCCTGTCGAAACACGCCGTCATCGAGCCCCGGTTGGCTGGCCGTCGACTGATAGATGACGAGATCCACGCGGCCCTTCTCCTCATTGTGATGTTCGTCGCCGTCGTCGTGTTCTCCTGGCTTCCCTTTGTTGCAATGGGATACAGCCCGCTTGACTCCTTGTTTGAAGTGGTTTCGGCCACGGGAACGGCGGGGCTTTCTGTGGGGCTGACGAGTGCAAAGTTGCCCTCACTGCTTAAGGGGATTTTGTGTGTTGACATGCTGATGGGAAGACTTGAAATCATCGCGTGGCTTGTGATGTTTTACCCTGGGACCTGGTTTGGCAGGAGAATGGAGGGAACATGA
- a CDS encoding SDR family oxidoreductase, producing the protein MLYLVSDESKFITGSELVIDGGYTCK; encoded by the coding sequence ATACTTTATCTTGTATCTGACGAATCAAAATTTATTACTGGAAGTGAATTAGTTATTGATGGAGGTTATACCTGTAAATAA
- the hflK gene encoding FtsH protease activity modulator HflK: protein MTEQKPPPGGSKPTSNDVLKKILQQFNRFKGGPVLILVAGVIVVVLWTAWFTVQPEETGIVQRFGKVIRTAGPGLHFKLPYGIEKVSLLPTARVLKEEFGFRTVSVSTVPGEKTRYDTSGTYKDESLMLTGDLNVIDVQWIVQYRIEDPIRYLFQVRDILKTIRDTSEAVMRRAVGNRLGSDVLTTGRVAVASEAKNEIQKILTAYNSGVRLVTVELQDVTPPDTVKPAFNEVNESRQDKEQTINKAQEQANREIPKARGVATQSISEAEGYALERINRAKGEANRFEAILGQYEQAPQVTRRRLYLEAMTGFLSDMKGLYIVDKDQKAMVPWLPLESSGQPSAQGGKP, encoded by the coding sequence ATGACTGAACAGAAGCCCCCCCCGGGGGGATCCAAACCGACTTCGAATGACGTGCTGAAAAAAATTCTACAACAGTTTAATAGATTTAAAGGTGGTCCTGTCTTAATTCTTGTTGCTGGTGTGATTGTGGTGGTCTTATGGACTGCATGGTTCACCGTCCAACCGGAGGAAACGGGGATTGTACAGCGCTTCGGCAAGGTCATACGCACGGCCGGTCCGGGACTGCATTTCAAATTGCCTTATGGTATCGAAAAAGTCAGTTTGCTGCCCACGGCTCGCGTGCTAAAAGAAGAGTTCGGGTTTCGGACGGTTTCGGTTTCCACAGTTCCTGGTGAAAAGACCCGCTATGATACGAGCGGCACCTATAAGGACGAGTCGCTGATGCTCACCGGGGATTTGAACGTCATAGATGTTCAGTGGATCGTCCAGTACCGCATCGAAGACCCGATCCGATACCTGTTCCAGGTCCGCGACATTTTGAAAACAATCCGTGACACTAGCGAGGCGGTCATGCGCCGCGCGGTCGGCAACCGTCTGGGCAGCGATGTACTGACCACCGGACGGGTGGCAGTGGCCAGTGAAGCCAAAAACGAAATCCAGAAAATCCTGACAGCCTATAATTCCGGCGTGCGACTGGTTACCGTGGAACTTCAGGATGTAACTCCTCCGGATACGGTTAAACCTGCCTTTAATGAAGTCAACGAGTCGCGTCAGGACAAAGAGCAAACGATTAATAAAGCCCAGGAACAGGCCAACCGGGAAATCCCCAAAGCCCGAGGGGTGGCGACCCAAAGCATCAGTGAGGCCGAAGGTTACGCACTGGAACGTATAAACCGGGCCAAAGGTGAGGCCAATCGTTTTGAGGCCATTTTAGGACAATACGAACAGGCGCCGCAGGTTACACGCCGGCGGCTGTATCTGGAGGCCATGACCGGTTTCCTGTCAGACATGAAAGGACTTTATATCGTGGATAAGGACCAGAAGGCCATGGTGCCCTGGCTCCCATTGGAATCCAGTGGACAACCATCCGCACAAGGGGGAAAACCATGA
- a CDS encoding lmo0937 family membrane protein — MLWMIAVVLLILWVLGLVSSYTMGGFIHILLVIAVITILVNIIQGRRIL; from the coding sequence ATGTTGTGGATGATCGCTGTAGTACTGTTAATCCTGTGGGTTCTGGGACTTGTGAGCAGTTACACCATGGGAGGGTTTATCCATATCCTGCTCGTGATTGCCGTTATCACGATACTGGTCAACATCATTCAGGGCCGGAGAATCCTTTAG
- a CDS encoding YeeE/YedE thiosulfate transporter family protein — protein MENTNRHCSPYWNWIPAAFALSGIIIFIFATYGPPASSSGFVSVLKGFFEWAAPEYVRTKAHYKSIPGPGSWIFTFVLGMAIGGFIAGRTSKTIPVHDVPPIWKRRFGSSRAKRYAATFLGGFLILFGSRLAGGCTLGLFIAGSTQLAVSGLYFGVIIFAVAMLTARLIFGKITEKEDIQ, from the coding sequence ATGGAAAACACAAACAGACATTGTAGCCCTTACTGGAACTGGATCCCGGCCGCGTTTGCCCTGTCGGGCATCATCATCTTTATTTTCGCGACCTACGGGCCTCCGGCCTCGTCCAGCGGATTCGTCAGCGTCCTCAAAGGCTTTTTCGAGTGGGCTGCGCCGGAATATGTTAGAACCAAGGCTCACTACAAATCTATTCCCGGTCCCGGCTCATGGATCTTCACCTTTGTGCTGGGCATGGCCATCGGCGGTTTTATCGCAGGCCGGACATCCAAAACGATCCCGGTGCATGATGTGCCGCCTATCTGGAAAAGACGGTTCGGCAGCAGCCGGGCAAAACGGTACGCAGCCACTTTTTTGGGAGGATTCCTGATCCTTTTTGGTTCGCGGCTGGCCGGCGGCTGTACCCTGGGACTTTTCATCGCAGGCTCGACACAACTGGCCGTCAGCGGCCTTTATTTCGGTGTGATCATTTTTGCCGTGGCCATGCTCACGGCCCGGCTGATCTTTGGTAAGATCACGGAAAAGGAGGATATCCAATGA
- a CDS encoding rhodanese-like domain-containing protein, producing MKNGKLIRYVAIVAVLLLGVYWSAASAISGEDYPNAVFLASAEWLKSHKDDPSLVIVDVRMDKYFDGKLIPNAVRMPWQQFQNDDIAGNMGGLFVGIGPAQQLLGEHGISRNDTVVLYDSVKRDGGATSSYIFWVLDLLGHKNMKVLERGIDNWIEAGGETVSEPRKPEAVLYQAPSGEINLRKWVKADYIMPRLGDPYYQILDVRSREEYLGQKSNTGLDGTALSPGHIPTATNYDYTLNWTSSEIKAIKPYAALRELYSGLDPGRAVITYCHSARRGSFEYFILRLMGFEDAMLYEPSWMEWGNKRYYLPVETAENVLTRNTLPEGKSTSGVFNPQGKTNRKSGVAASSGGDRGSKSGYTSCGG from the coding sequence ATGAAAAATGGTAAACTGATTCGTTATGTGGCGATTGTCGCGGTTTTGCTGCTGGGTGTTTACTGGTCGGCGGCTTCGGCGATTAGCGGCGAAGATTATCCCAACGCTGTATTCCTGGCCAGTGCCGAGTGGTTGAAATCCCACAAAGACGACCCGTCCCTTGTGATTGTGGATGTCCGAATGGATAAATACTTTGATGGTAAACTGATTCCTAACGCCGTCCGCATGCCCTGGCAGCAATTCCAAAACGACGACATTGCTGGTAACATGGGCGGGCTGTTCGTGGGCATCGGGCCTGCACAGCAACTGCTGGGCGAACACGGCATCAGCCGGAACGACACTGTGGTGCTTTATGATTCGGTGAAACGGGACGGGGGTGCCACCAGTTCCTACATCTTCTGGGTTCTTGATCTGCTGGGTCACAAGAACATGAAGGTGCTGGAGCGGGGCATTGACAATTGGATCGAGGCCGGCGGAGAAACGGTGTCTGAACCCCGCAAGCCCGAAGCAGTCCTCTACCAGGCCCCGTCAGGAGAGATAAATCTGCGCAAATGGGTCAAGGCAGACTACATTATGCCGCGGCTTGGTGATCCCTATTATCAGATTCTGGATGTCCGGTCCCGGGAAGAGTACTTGGGCCAAAAATCCAATACCGGGCTGGACGGCACGGCGCTCAGTCCGGGTCATATTCCGACCGCAACCAACTACGACTACACCCTCAACTGGACCAGCTCTGAAATCAAGGCGATCAAACCATACGCCGCGTTGAGGGAACTCTACAGCGGCCTTGACCCCGGCAGGGCTGTGATCACCTATTGTCATTCGGCCAGACGGGGATCTTTCGAATATTTCATCCTCAGACTCATGGGATTCGAGGACGCCATGCTCTACGAGCCGTCCTGGATGGAATGGGGCAATAAACGCTACTACCTCCCTGTTGAAACTGCGGAAAACGTCCTCACCCGCAATACCCTGCCAGAGGGCAAGTCCACATCGGGGGTCTTCAATCCCCAGGGAAAGACAAACCGGAAAAGCGGCGTTGCCGCATCATCCGGAGGCGACCGCGGTTCTAAAAGCGGGTACACCTCCTGCGGAGGATAA
- a CDS encoding DUF2254 family protein, with the protein MSTIAGSMMTVVGGTFSMTLVTLALASSQYTSRILRNFMRDRVTQVVLGIFTGIFTYCLIVLRTIRGGEESGFIPNLAVSFSVVLAIGGISVLIFFIHHIASLIQASNIIASVAAETMVAVDRHFPEQHGNGPVDNDEDQSPLPLQERSWQAVAAKGNGYIQTVDNAALLCLAREHQTIVRMEPVLINQVGPWPL; encoded by the coding sequence TTGTCCACGATTGCCGGTTCGATGATGACCGTGGTGGGGGGTACGTTTTCGATGACCTTGGTAACACTGGCGCTGGCTTCGAGCCAATACACCTCGCGTATCCTGCGGAACTTCATGCGTGACCGCGTCACGCAGGTCGTACTCGGAATCTTCACGGGTATTTTCACCTATTGCCTGATTGTGTTACGCACCATCCGCGGCGGCGAGGAGAGCGGGTTTATTCCGAACCTGGCAGTGTCTTTCAGTGTCGTTCTGGCAATCGGCGGCATCAGCGTCCTCATTTTTTTCATTCATCACATCGCCTCTTTGATCCAGGCATCGAATATCATCGCCTCGGTTGCTGCCGAAACCATGGTGGCCGTTGATCGGCATTTTCCAGAGCAGCATGGAAACGGACCGGTTGACAATGATGAGGATCAGTCGCCACTCCCCTTGCAGGAGAGGAGCTGGCAGGCAGTTGCAGCCAAGGGGAATGGTTATATCCAAACCGTGGATAACGCAGCACTCCTGTGTTTGGCGAGGGAGCACCAGACCATCGTACGGATGGAACCGGTATTGATAAACCAGGTCGGCCCATGGCCGTTATAA
- a CDS encoding methyl-accepting chemotaxis protein — translation MNIFKNMGIGKKLIVSILFVSILGITLLSVFIYSRSRTLQIFISMENARNLSEKYSKDLEAKLELPMNTARNLAQIMEGFETLGPDERRRDYNNILKGILAANPEFLGVWTCWEPDALDGLDASLANTPGTDATGRFIPYWNRASGTIILEPLVDYDKNGAGDYYQISLKTGKESIIDPYQYPIAGENVLLTSLVVPIKKNGSVVGVAGIDIGLSSLQSIVEGIKPYGTGVSAIFSNKGIVAAHFDPSRLGKQMRESEKDMNGEFSDSFADQVAVGQEYAFSIYSPQMKTTIQVIATPFTIGNTVTPWSFAVGIPMDKVLAPVKSMMYFTILIGVAVLAFISIAVVLISRGITSPIRRTMEMVKDISQGEGDLTRRLDATSHDELGELALYFNQFIEKLQSIIGSATANADTVASASTELTAISDQMTRNSENTAENSQAVAAAAEEMSTNMNNVSSAMEDTSANIQMIVSAAGEMTSTIQEIANNTSQGNTITQKAVQTADNVSQKVLNLSKAARDISKVTEAIADISAQTNLLALNATIEAARAGDAGKGFAVVAGEIKALAHQTAQATNEINTKISDVQATTTDSVKAIEEIVSVINDINDIMTTVATAIEEQSATTLEISKNVSQAASGVEDVNDNMGQILGATAEVTQNISKVSQDAAQMNSGSAQVNKGAKELSKLAIDLNQMLRQFKI, via the coding sequence ATGAATATTTTCAAAAACATGGGCATTGGTAAAAAACTTATCGTATCGATTCTTTTTGTCAGTATTTTGGGGATAACCCTTTTATCCGTGTTCATTTATAGCCGGTCAAGGACTCTTCAGATTTTTATTTCAATGGAGAATGCCAGAAACCTATCGGAAAAGTATTCCAAGGATCTCGAGGCCAAACTTGAATTGCCCATGAATACCGCAAGGAACCTGGCCCAAATCATGGAAGGATTTGAGACCCTTGGCCCGGATGAGCGACGCAGGGACTATAACAATATTCTAAAGGGCATTCTTGCTGCAAATCCTGAATTCCTCGGTGTCTGGACATGTTGGGAACCCGATGCTTTGGACGGGCTTGACGCAAGCCTCGCCAATACTCCGGGAACGGACGCCACCGGGAGGTTCATCCCGTACTGGAACCGGGCCAGCGGAACCATAATCTTAGAGCCGCTGGTCGATTATGACAAGAACGGGGCTGGCGACTATTACCAGATTTCCCTGAAAACGGGAAAAGAATCCATCATTGATCCCTACCAGTATCCAATTGCTGGTGAGAATGTACTCCTCACCAGCCTTGTCGTACCCATCAAAAAAAACGGTAGCGTTGTAGGTGTTGCCGGTATAGATATTGGGTTGTCGTCTTTGCAGAGTATTGTTGAGGGGATAAAACCATATGGAACAGGTGTATCAGCCATTTTCAGCAATAAAGGAATCGTAGCAGCACACTTTGACCCATCCAGACTGGGAAAACAGATGCGTGAATCGGAAAAGGATATGAACGGTGAATTTAGCGACAGCTTCGCCGACCAGGTTGCTGTGGGTCAGGAATACGCCTTTTCTATATATTCACCACAGATGAAAACCACTATCCAAGTCATAGCCACACCGTTTACCATAGGAAATACGGTGACACCCTGGTCCTTTGCCGTGGGCATACCCATGGATAAAGTCCTGGCCCCGGTAAAATCAATGATGTATTTTACCATTCTAATCGGGGTTGCCGTTTTAGCGTTCATATCCATTGCCGTTGTTTTGATTTCCAGGGGTATCACTTCTCCAATCCGACGTACAATGGAGATGGTCAAAGACATCAGCCAGGGCGAAGGTGATCTGACCCGGCGACTGGATGCTACAAGTCACGATGAGCTAGGCGAGCTGGCTTTGTATTTCAACCAGTTCATCGAGAAATTGCAGAGCATTATTGGTAGTGCTACAGCCAATGCCGATACTGTGGCCTCGGCATCAACTGAATTGACAGCGATTTCTGACCAGATGACCAGAAATTCCGAGAATACAGCGGAAAATTCACAGGCTGTTGCTGCGGCTGCAGAAGAGATGAGCACCAATATGAACAATGTATCTTCGGCTATGGAAGATACATCGGCGAATATCCAGATGATCGTATCAGCAGCAGGAGAGATGACATCCACCATCCAGGAAATTGCCAACAACACCTCCCAGGGCAATACGATCACCCAAAAAGCAGTCCAAACAGCAGATAATGTATCCCAAAAAGTACTCAACCTGAGCAAAGCCGCCAGAGATATCAGCAAGGTAACGGAAGCCATTGCCGATATTTCTGCACAGACCAATCTGCTGGCATTGAACGCCACCATTGAAGCAGCCAGGGCCGGAGATGCCGGCAAGGGATTTGCCGTGGTTGCAGGAGAGATTAAGGCTCTGGCCCATCAGACGGCGCAGGCTACCAATGAAATCAATACCAAAATTTCCGATGTTCAGGCCACCACAACTGATTCTGTCAAGGCCATTGAAGAGATTGTCAGTGTCATTAATGATATCAATGATATAATGACCACCGTGGCCACGGCCATTGAGGAACAATCGGCCACAACGCTGGAAATTTCCAAAAATGTGAGTCAGGCGGCTTCCGGAGTGGAAGATGTCAACGACAATATGGGCCAGATTTTGGGGGCAACGGCTGAAGTAACCCAGAATATTTCAAAGGTCAGCCAGGATGCGGCACAGATGAATTCCGGCAGTGCCCAGGTCAATAAAGGTGCCAAAGAGCTCTCCAAATTAGCTATAGATTTAAATCAGATGCTCCGTCAGTTCAAAATTTAG
- a CDS encoding lmo0937 family membrane protein has protein sequence MNRLSKIIPVETNRKKKEKTMLWTITVVLVILWVLGLVSSYTMGGFIHILLVLAVITVLFQIIRGRKTS, from the coding sequence ATGAACCGCTTGTCAAAGATAATTCCCGTTGAAACAAACCGAAAAAAAAAGGAGAAAACCATGTTGTGGACAATCACAGTAGTGCTGGTAATTCTTTGGGTGCTGGGATTAGTAAGCAGTTATACCATGGGAGGATTTATCCATATCCTCTTGGTATTAGCTGTGATCACCGTTCTTTTCCAAATCATCCGGGGTCGGAAAACTTCGTAG
- a CDS encoding AAA family ATPase, with protein sequence MNNKTLQTLLPKAAATSIFEMSGAEFEPDIAAKMWSKILNHKWILSEKVGRDVGLRTACIDFLENMEQAHDEYRTYKHKDILMEMGAQTFSREMWDTIADSQPPKQLVQRRIILPLKEETLAQKHGVVHPRAIIFFGPPGTGKTHFVKAIAGVLSWWYIEILPSMLMVDGVEKVGANLREVMQKAGNLDKVVLFVDEFEEIAGSRDRADRIDKSITNEFLKQIPLLKNQKNKILLVCATNYIRQLDAAMLRPGRFDCVIPVGGLDRQGRTTILEYYIAKLNIGQINMDQLIEMTSGLTPADIQYLFDQVAYFAFEQEIIDKKDYRVSTDTFIQIMSKVPPSLSHEVIEEFEKDRITYSRV encoded by the coding sequence ATGAACAATAAGACACTGCAAACTCTTTTACCGAAAGCCGCTGCGACCAGTATCTTTGAAATGAGCGGAGCTGAGTTTGAGCCGGATATTGCTGCTAAAATGTGGTCTAAAATATTAAATCATAAGTGGATTCTTTCTGAAAAAGTCGGCCGGGACGTCGGTTTACGGACCGCCTGCATTGATTTTTTAGAAAATATGGAACAGGCTCATGATGAATACAGGACCTATAAACACAAAGATATCCTCATGGAGATGGGAGCACAGACTTTCAGCAGGGAAATGTGGGATACCATAGCCGACTCTCAGCCCCCAAAGCAATTGGTGCAGCGCAGAATAATTCTGCCCCTGAAAGAAGAAACCCTTGCACAAAAACATGGCGTTGTTCATCCCAGAGCAATCATATTTTTCGGACCTCCAGGCACAGGAAAGACTCATTTTGTAAAGGCCATAGCAGGTGTTTTGTCCTGGTGGTACATTGAGATTCTACCGAGCATGCTTATGGTGGATGGCGTTGAAAAAGTCGGGGCAAATCTGCGTGAAGTCATGCAAAAGGCGGGAAATCTTGATAAAGTTGTCCTTTTTGTAGATGAATTCGAAGAAATCGCCGGCAGCCGTGACAGGGCAGACAGGATTGATAAGTCCATTACTAACGAATTTTTAAAACAGATTCCCCTGCTCAAGAATCAAAAAAACAAAATACTCCTGGTTTGCGCCACTAATTATATCCGGCAGCTGGATGCTGCTATGCTCAGACCTGGAAGGTTTGACTGTGTTATTCCGGTTGGCGGATTGGATAGGCAAGGAAGGACAACCATCCTTGAATATTATATTGCAAAGCTTAATATCGGGCAAATCAATATGGATCAACTTATTGAAATGACATCCGGGCTCACCCCTGCTGACATCCAGTATCTTTTTGATCAGGTTGCATATTTTGCATTTGAGCAGGAGATTATTGATAAAAAGGACTACCGGGTAAGCACAGATACATTCATTCAAATAATGTCAAAAGTTCCCCCCTCTCTGAGCCATGAAGTAATTGAAGAATTTGAAAAAGACAGGATCACCTATTCACGGGTGTAA
- a CDS encoding YtxH domain-containing protein, with protein MIFNELANQVKKIRYSRTRDMRRNRTRNMLIGAGIGSAVGVAAGILFAPKSGSETRKVIADRTGKTAKNLKDNVVAAKARMFASSTEKKSRSHKTGENSDEIGKETLKK; from the coding sequence ATGATTTTTAATGAATTGGCAAATCAGGTAAAAAAGATAAGATATTCACGAACAAGGGATATGCGCCGAAACAGAACCAGAAATATGCTCATAGGGGCTGGTATCGGATCTGCAGTGGGGGTTGCCGCCGGAATCCTGTTCGCCCCGAAATCAGGCAGCGAAACCCGCAAAGTCATTGCCGATCGGACCGGCAAAACTGCCAAGAATCTTAAAGACAATGTGGTCGCAGCCAAAGCCAGGATGTTTGCCTCATCAACAGAAAAAAAATCCCGATCTCATAAGACCGGAGAAAACAGCGATGAGATCGGAAAAGAAACGTTGAAAAAATAG
- the hflC gene encoding protease modulator HflC, translated as MKFTLKAVTLAIVMAIGIVLYGGLYTLEEGLQAIVVQFGRPVGEPVTKAGLHMKLPFVQEVRRFEKRLLVWDGDPNQVPTKGREFIWVDTTARWRIADAKKFLENVASENGAQSRLNDILDSVVRDQVSSSELVELVRSASWEVPEGEALKEIPKEREEELKREIARGREEITRTILTEAQKIIPQYGIELVDVRIKRLDYVESVREKVYERMISERKRIAAQFRSEGEGRSAEILGTMEKQLRQIRSTAYRQVQEVQGKADAEATQIYGQAYNKNPEFYAFLRTLESYKEKTNKNSVLILTTDSDFYQYIKQASPGEKSRGGL; from the coding sequence ATGAAGTTTACCTTGAAAGCAGTAACCCTCGCAATAGTGATGGCGATCGGTATAGTACTCTATGGCGGTCTATATACATTGGAAGAGGGTCTACAGGCCATTGTCGTGCAGTTTGGGCGGCCTGTTGGGGAACCGGTGACCAAAGCCGGGCTGCACATGAAACTGCCATTTGTGCAGGAGGTCCGGCGATTCGAAAAGCGTCTGCTGGTCTGGGACGGAGACCCGAACCAGGTTCCCACCAAAGGGCGCGAGTTCATCTGGGTGGATACCACGGCCCGATGGCGGATTGCCGATGCAAAAAAATTTCTGGAGAATGTGGCCAGCGAAAATGGCGCCCAGTCGCGCTTGAACGATATTCTTGATTCGGTGGTACGAGACCAGGTGTCGAGCAGCGAACTTGTTGAACTCGTGCGCAGCGCATCGTGGGAAGTGCCCGAGGGCGAAGCTTTGAAAGAGATCCCAAAGGAGCGCGAAGAGGAACTTAAAAGGGAGATTGCCCGGGGCAGGGAGGAGATCACCCGAACAATACTGACTGAAGCACAGAAGATCATCCCGCAATACGGTATTGAACTTGTGGATGTGCGCATCAAGCGCCTCGACTACGTTGAAAGCGTCCGTGAAAAGGTCTATGAGCGCATGATTTCCGAGCGCAAGCGCATTGCCGCGCAGTTCCGTTCCGAAGGCGAGGGACGCAGCGCCGAGATCCTCGGCACAATGGAAAAACAGCTGCGCCAGATCCGTTCAACCGCCTACCGCCAGGTGCAGGAGGTCCAAGGCAAAGCCGACGCTGAAGCGACGCAAATCTACGGTCAAGCATACAATAAAAATCCGGAATTCTATGCCTTTTTGCGCACCCTTGAAAGCTACAAGGAGAAAACGAATAAGAATTCCGTACTGATTCTCACCACGGACAGCGACTTTTATCAATATATCAAGCAGGCGAGCCCCGGGGAAAAAAGTCGGGGAGGTCTATAA